A part of Rhinatrema bivittatum chromosome 16, aRhiBiv1.1, whole genome shotgun sequence genomic DNA contains:
- the LOC115078883 gene encoding olfactory receptor 1009-like has protein sequence MEEGNLTTVSEFIILGFPEFPELQIPIFFLFLLIYLIILMGNLTIIALTCLDPRLHTPMYFFLSNLSFLDISYTSVTLPKLLDICVRKHQKISAAGCFTQAYFFIFSVCEEFLLLTIMAYDRYVAVCHPLRYAVIMNKRLCVLMAMGTCMFSFLEPVTHTVIFSHFSYCRSNEINHFFCDLSALLKLSCSSTSIIDLFSYVLAVLVMLPCFTLTLTSYVYIISAILRIRSVEGRHKAFSTCSSHLTVVILFYVTLTSLYIKPTSMQSVDQNKLIALLYNVLIPVVNPIIYTLKNKEVKEALRKHFSIFLINKG, from the coding sequence ATGGAAGAGGGAAATCTCACCACAGTGTCGGAATTCATTATTCTTGGATTTCCTGAATTCCCAGAGCTGCAAATTCCCATTTTCTTTCTATTCTTATTGATTTACCTGATCATCCTGATGGGGAACCTCACTATTATAGCCCTGACGTGCCTGGACCCtcgcctgcacacccccatgtactttttcctcagTAACTTGTCCTTCCTGGATATCTCTTACACCTCAGTCACCCTCCCCAAGCTGCTGGATATCTGTGTAAGGAAGCATCAGAAGATTTCTGCAGCTGGGTGTTTTACACAGgcatattttttcatattttcagtATGTGAAGAATTTCTTCTGCTTACGATCATGGCTTATGACCGCTACGTCGCAGTCTGTCACCCCCTGCGCTATGCTGTGATCATGAATAAGAGACTCTGTGTGCTGATGGCCATGGGCACCTGTATGTTTTCATTTCTGGAACCAGTGACACACACTGTCATTTTTTCTCACTTCTCTTACTGTAGGTCCAATGAGATTAACCATTTTTTCTGCGACCTCTCAGCACTGTTGAAACTCTCTTGCTCCAGCACCTCCATCATAGATCTTTTCTCTTACGTTTTGGCTGTGCTTGTAATGCTTCCCTGCTTTACCTTAACTCTGACATCTTATGTCTACATCATCTCTGCCATCCTGAGGATCCGTTCCGTAGAGGGGAGACacaaagccttctccacctgctcctcccacctcacggtCGTTATTCTCTTCTACGTAACTCTGACATCTTTGTATATCAAACCAACATCCATGCAATCAGTGGACCAAAATAAGCTCATTGCTCTGCTGTATAATGTTTTGATCCCTGTGGTTAACCCCATCATTTAtaccctgaaaaacaaagaggtgaaagaagccttaagaaaacattttagcatttttctaattAACAAGGGTTAA